In Devosia beringensis, a single window of DNA contains:
- a CDS encoding RbsD/FucU family protein → MLKLIPPILGPDLLGILRAMGHGDEIAIVDANYPADAAGPALVRLDGISATDVLDAVLTLLPLDDFVDNAVFVMQTVGDASKREPVVEAFDTIVQQHEPKMSVAALERFAFYDRVKQGYAIVQTGERRLYGNILLKKGIIRPDG, encoded by the coding sequence ATGCTCAAACTCATTCCCCCCATCCTGGGACCCGACCTGCTCGGCATCCTGCGGGCCATGGGCCATGGCGACGAGATCGCCATTGTCGACGCCAACTATCCCGCCGACGCTGCCGGCCCGGCTCTGGTGCGGCTGGACGGCATCAGCGCCACCGATGTGCTGGACGCCGTGCTGACGCTGCTGCCGCTCGACGATTTCGTCGACAATGCCGTCTTCGTCATGCAGACGGTCGGCGACGCCAGCAAGCGCGAGCCGGTGGTGGAAGCCTTCGACACGATCGTGCAGCAGCACGAGCCCAAGATGAGCGTCGCCGCGCTCGAACGCTTCGCCTTCTATGACCGGGTCAAGCAGGGCTATGCCATCGTCCAGACCGGCGAGCGGCGCCTCTATGGCAATATCCTGCTCAAGAAGGGCATCATCCGCCCGGACGGCTAG
- a CDS encoding GntR family transcriptional regulator — protein sequence MKMAASPYSFLAAPTVLTRGSVTNEVTNALRQAIVSLALPPGSAIDKSEVCAQLGVSRFPVSEALARLQAEGLVDIAPQRGSTVSLVRIADVREYMLIRKGLESEALRVFIGRHDRDLIAALHANMAAQRGAAERDDAEAFHQLDIEFHDIIFRAMEFTKIKNIIDSARANLDRARWLIVTPRRLALTIAEHQAIFDGILAGNKEQAIAAIRAHVDAVMVELFAFAREHPALFADGASLGSDSDSFPFG from the coding sequence CTGACTCGCGGCAGCGTGACCAATGAGGTCACCAATGCCCTGCGCCAGGCCATTGTCTCGCTGGCTTTGCCGCCCGGCAGCGCCATCGACAAGTCCGAGGTCTGCGCCCAGCTGGGCGTCTCCCGCTTTCCCGTCAGCGAGGCTTTGGCCCGGCTGCAGGCCGAGGGCCTGGTCGATATCGCGCCGCAACGCGGCTCGACCGTGTCGCTGGTGCGCATTGCCGATGTCCGCGAATATATGCTGATCCGCAAGGGGCTCGAAAGCGAGGCGCTGCGCGTCTTCATCGGCCGCCATGACCGCGACCTCATCGCGGCCCTGCACGCCAATATGGCGGCGCAACGCGGCGCGGCCGAGCGCGACGACGCCGAAGCCTTCCACCAGCTCGATATCGAATTCCACGACATCATCTTCCGCGCCATGGAATTCACCAAGATCAAGAACATCATCGATTCGGCCCGCGCCAATCTCGATCGGGCCCGCTGGCTGATCGTCACCCCGCGCCGCCTGGCCCTGACCATCGCCGAACACCAGGCCATCTTCGATGGCATCCTGGCCGGCAACAAGGAGCAGGCCATCGCCGCCATCCGCGCCCATGTCGACGCCGTCATGGTCGAGCTCTTTGCCTTTGCCCGCGAACATCCCGCTCTGTTCGCCGATGGCGCCAGCCTGGGCAGCGACAGCGACAGTTTTCCCTTCGGCTGA